CCGCAGCGAGATCCCGCGAGATCTGCGTACTGCTATCCAAAAAGTCATCCCAACAGTCTATCGGTGGTGAAACTGGAGCCGGAGCAGGCTTCGTAATTGATATAGACTTTGCAGTCACCAACGAGCTCGACTTTGATGCAGGTAGGCCAGGGAGTTTAAAGACTAGGTTCAAGTTTGCAGAGGTCGTTGTCTTGGCAATATGCAGCGCTGATTTTCTAGGCAAACTTTCAGACGGCACTCGACCAGGTACAGAGGGCATCTTAAATCCCGTTTGTGATGTGTCCCGTGGCGCATTAGACGGCGTGTAATCAGTTGCGACACGAATCGGAAACTGGGTCCGCCGGTATGGATGCTGGTCCAAGCCTCTGTACTTTGCAACGAATGGCACTCGAGTCAGCACTGTCTTGGTACCCTCCAGCTGACCATCCAAGACCAAGCATTCTAAACGGTCATTTTCAGACCGCAAGACACGTAAATGTTGACTCTTTGACAACTGGCTACTTGTATCTAGGTCTCTTAATAGAGTGACGATACACCCAACCTTGATACGCAGGCGATGTGATGGTATTCCGGCTGGATTCAACTTGTAAAGTAGCCCCTCGGCAGGGTCCCACATCGGGATGTTCAAAGACATATCCTGCGAGAGAATCTCTATGAGGGGCCCAGGTAGCTTATCCAATATTGCCTCAATTGTCTTGTTTGTGGGACCATGTGTGCGAGTGAAATTGATATCGGCTTTGACAGGTACTGGCTTTGGCGAGGTCGACGCCATGGTCGGAGGAGGAATGACGGAAGGGACGGGCACAGGCGGGGGTTGCAGGTTATGAAGACGAGGTTTTTCAACTGGATCTGACATGATCAGGTCATGGGCTTGAAGGAGCGAATCGTCATCCAAGTCGTCATCAGCCCACTGCTCGCCAAAAGATGTGTTCGATACTGGAAAGTCGAGGGCGATGTCGTTGTCATtatcgtcatcgtcatccCATGGTTCCTTCTCTATATCTTCGGCGATGGCTTCCAACTTCTTCGTTAGCTCTTCCTCCTTCTTGCGCTTTTCTTCTtccttcctcttcttcaaGCCCAAGAAAGCCTCCATCCCGTTCTTCAGCTGTGCCTGCGTACGGCTGTATCCAATGAGTTGTGTTGCAAGCCCAATGCCCATTTGCTTCCTAGCCGCAGCctcctttgcctctttctcctcacGCTTCTTCTTTGCAGCTTTGCGACGTTCCTCGGCTTCGCGTGCGTGGGCGGCTCGTTGGTCTAATTCGATGTCGCGCTCGAGTTGCTTCTGCTGCCGCTCGTTGAGCCGCGGGCCATTTTTCTTGTGCAGCTTCTTGAGCTCGGTTGAAGTGTGCGCAACGCGGTGTGGTGTCGGAGCCATGGTGTCGTGTACATGGCGATAGAGGGTGGGTGATTGTCTATATGTAGCGTGTAGGCATCAGTGGCAGACAGGATCGATTTGGATTAGGCGCCCGCGCTAAAACACGCAAGCACGTGACCATCCCTCTCTATGTACAATCACGACGACCTTCGGATTGAGACTACTATGCATCTTCAGCTCCCCCATGATGTCCCAGTCATACACTGTACATTCATTCATCGAACCATGTTCTATAGGCATTATTCACCCTGCACAAGAAAAGAGGCACCCATGATCTAGACATGACTCGCTGAATTGCAAGGGTGGAGAAACTGGAAAATAACAACCGATCACCCATGTGAGCGCAAGACTCGATCCACGAAGACGCATTTGGGGTACAGAAGCGGTTGGGTAGCTTCTCAGTCACGTACTTGCTTAAACAGTGGACATAGCAAAATATACTCATCACACCTCGATAACACTCGACACCAAGACCCGAGAAAGACTGTACCCACCTCCGGAATCTATATACTAATCCAAACACTATGGCCTTTGCTCTAAAGGGTGTTGCATATATTACTGGTGCTGGATCCGGTATGTTCAAGCAAACTGCATAGTAGCAGGACACTATCATGTTCACTGCTAAAAGGCGGCAGGCATCGGGCAATATACGGCATATGCTCTCGCAAAACAAGGTGTACGCTCATTCGCCCTGCTCGATCGCAACCCGGTCACGCAGACAATCAGCCACCTTAAACATCTTGCACCGGATGTTTCTGTAAAGGGATTTGAGCTCGATGTCACCAATGAGAAAGCGATCGATCATAGCATAGAGGAGACGGTCAAGGAGTTTGGACGGTTGGACTACGCAGTCAACAATGCTGGTATTAGTGGATTTGTCAAGACATCCGACGAGGTACCAAAGCATGATTTCGAGAAAGTCATTGCCGTCAACACTACTGCTGTTTGGCAATGTCAGCGCGCTCAGATTCGGCAGATGCTGAAGCAAGAGAAGCTTACGGAGTCGTACCGTTCCTATCGAGGGTCCATCGTCAATGTGGCATCCATGTATGGCCTAGTTGCACCGCCTCTCAACGTCCCTGCGACAGCATACGCTACAAGCAAGCATGCTGTCATTGGACTTACGAAATCGGATGCACTCGCCTTCGCGCACAGAGGTATCAGAATCAACGCTATAGCCCCAGGCTATGTAATGACACCCCTTGTGGAAAAAACCATGAGCCAGGGCAATATGATCGAAACCGAAAGGTTGAAAGTTCCGGTCCATCGTTACTCAGAGATGGAAGAAATTGGCGACTGCATTGCCTTCCTGCACTCGGATGCCGCTAGCTACATGATCGGCGCAACTCTGGTTGCCGATGGAGGATACACGGTAGTGTAGAGAGTTACAACAATGCATGATATCGGTGATCTACGGTCCAAGATACCCATGTCCTGTAGTTTGCCGATATATTCTCCAAACCCGTCTATCGTGCTCAACAAAGTCGGCCTCACCTCGGCAGATGTACATACTTACAGTATCTTCTCCACCCCACACGTCATACCACTTAGCTTGGGACTTACAGGACGCGTAACCGAGAAAACATTTGGATCGAATAGAGGCAGTCTATGACAACTCGCATGAACCCCTGGGTATCATCTATTCTACGGCACTCGATCGCCAGCCTGTGCTACTACCAGGGTGCCTGTCTGGCCGGCGGAAATGCTTTACCAGTCCGCGGAACATGAATAGTAACCCGTCTTATTCGTGCGCACCACGACTCATCACGATGATCCGCGATCTCGGAGCACTCCAGGGATTCACGTGGCATTTAGCGGCACTCCAAATTCACAGCTTACTGTGCTGTGTTGACTCGCGACATGGACTGGTTGATCCGATACATGACTCCCAGTGGCAGGGAAGCTGTGATATGAACGCGACACAAATAAAGTTTAAGAGCTCGTTCGCCTCGAGATGGATATATCCTTTATAGTTGTGCAATCCAGCTCTAACTACTTCTCTCCGTCTTCCCATACCTCTTACATAGTCTTCAGCACTCACACAGCGGACTACTTCAGGTTGTTTCTTCTTAGCCTAACCGAAAATGGATCCTCAACAACGGCTGCGTGGACCAATCCACGCCCAACGACACGTGCGCGTCGTATGCGTCGGGGCCGGTGCTTCTGGCCTCCTGATGGCTTACAAGCTGCAGAGACACTTCTCAAATTACAGCTTGCAAGTCTATGAGAAGAACACGGAGGTATCAGGTACTTGGTTCGAAAACAGATACCCGGGGTAAGTAGTGGAGCCTAAGGTGTGCCAACTGCGGGGACGATGCGCCTGTCGCCCCACGGCTGTGGAACCACTGCGAATCAGAGCAATTGACGAACTTTGCTAATTTGCTTCTAGATGCGCATGCGATGTTCCATCACACAACTACACATGGTCTTTCGAGCCGAAACTCGACTGGTCCGCTGTCTATGCCAGCTCCAGGGAAATCTATGCTTATTTCAACGATTTCGCGCACAAATATGGCCTACGGAAATACATCAAAACGCAGCATCAGGTGGTTGGTGCGACATGGAATGAACAAAAGGGGGGATACGATGTGCAGATCAAAGATTTGGAAAGCAACACCATCGTGAACGATCATTGCGACATCCTTGTAAACGCATCCGGCATCTTGAACAACTGGCAGTGGCCTGCCATCCCAGGACTTGATAAATACAAGGGAAACCTACTACACACTGCAAACTGGGATGACGACGTGGACTTGACAGGCCGACATGTTGGTCTGATTGGCAATGGGTTAGTCCAAAACCTTACTCATATTTCACGCGTGCTAACATCATAACAGCTCCTCCGGTATCCAAGTTCTCCCTACGATCCAACCGCACGTTAAGAAAATAACAACATTTATTCGTGAACCAACATGGGTCTCCCCAGTCCAAGGTCTTGAACAACATGTCTTCTCTGACAGTGAGAAGCTGGAGTTTGCCATGAAGCCCGGTGCGCTTATCGACTATCGCAAGAACATCGAACGTGGTCTAAACGGCCAATTCAGCATATTCCTCAAGAACACCAACATCAACTCAGACACCGAAGCATACTTCCGAACTCAGATGAAGGATAAGCTGAAGAATGAGTACCTAGAAGAGAAGTTGATACCCAACTGGAACGTTGGGTGTCGAAGACTGACGCCGGGTGTTGGTTACCTCGAAGCCCTGGGCAAGCCAAATGTACAGACAGTGTATGGCGAAATCAACGAGATCACGGATCGAGGCTGCTTGTGCAGTGACGGCAAAGAATACCCCATTGATGTACTGATTTGCGCAACCGGCTTCAACACCTCCTTCAAACCTCGTTTCCCCGTCATCAATTCCTCCGGCGACAATTTGCAAGATGCCTGGGGTAAGGAACCACGCTCCTACTTTGGCCTTGCAGCTGCCGACTTCCCAAACTATCTCATATTTCTCGGTCCCAACAGTCCCATTGGTAATGGTCCCGTGCTCAGTGCCATCGAAGCCCAGGCAGACTATATGTGCAAGCTGATTGATCGCTTCCAAACACATAACATATCTGCCTTTGCGCCCAAGACAGAGGCTGTCGACGACTTCATAGCCTTCAAGGATGAATTCATGAAGAAGACGGTTTGGCACGACGCCTGTCGCTCATGGTACAAGTCTCTCGGGCCCGACGGCCCCGTCACAGCATTATGGCCCGGCTCCACTCTACACTATATTGAAGCACTCATGGAGCTGAGGCTAGAAGACTGGCATGTTGAGTACAATGGAAATCGCTTCGCCTGGCTCGGCAACGGGTACTCGCAGACAGAGATCGATCCCACGGCCGACTGGGCGTTCTATGTCAGGGACAAGGACGACGATGAGCCGATATCGAGGTTGCGCAGACTTCAGATTCTTAATAAAAGTGGAACGGTCGTGCCTAGTGCTGGTGTTGATTTCACTGGATCAGGTAAAGGTGGATGCGAGAGGTTGGCAGACGCAAAGTTGTAGAGGGTCATCTTTTTCACATCCAAGTTCTAGCCGGTCGTTTAGTTCGGTTGGCATATCTTTATTGCGCACATATTTCCCAGTGTATGGTTTTTGGATCTTAGTGGGTTCTTGGAATTTTTCAGGGAGACTGACCAAGGGCCATAGTACTGGTCACAGCCGCAATTTGATCGTTAGATACTTCGTCGAGTTGCTTACAATTTTACATACTAGAATCTTTAATATATCACAACGtcttccttccttccttcGCTTTTCTCGTTTGTCAGTCTTGGAACATCTTGACAGATCACTACCCTGGGACACAATGACATTGCAGAGGGTGATTGACGTCCATCTGTGAATGTTTCCCTTCCCAACGGAAAGTTGTACTCCCTTAATTCCGTAGCGCATATCGCCACCCGGTGAAGCAAGCGACAATAAACGTCAGCTTTCAAGATAAGGTTGCTCTTCCCGCGAAGCGACAGTTGAAAGATCTGCCAGTCTGCTAATTAGATCACACCGTTGGCCTCTTGCGTACCCACCGAACCGCTCTCATCGTTTCCGGTCTGTGTCTGAACTTTGTGAGTGCTAGTTGCGCGCGGGGTGGAATATAGCGTCACATGATTGGTCTTGGCATCCATATGGATCCGCCTGGATGGCAACCCACGTGTAAATAGGTTCATGGTACCTTTCACACAATCCATTTGAGAACTATAGTCGCACCTCGCTTACTCGTGCAAGAACTGTCATGAGCTCAAACTCGCAGTAAATCTACCAGTGAAACAAGACGACAATCAAAATAGCTACTTCCCCAGAAATTTGATATCTGCCGAGATAGACAGCCTCATACAGCGGCGATGCAACCAAACATGAGTAAACTGGATGAAAATAGACGAAGCGTTGGCGACGGATGGAGGCGTTGACCGTGCTGACTTAAGATTCGCGCTAGTCAGGCCCGGCTCCCCATCTCACGGCGCCCGTCGAAACTTCCTTATCCACCAGCGAAACATCGGACCACCCCCCATCCAATTTCCCAAGACGATGTACTGAGTTCGCTGGAGATCCGCAAAGCAAGGCATCTGTGTAACCTGCAAGTAAGCAGGATACATGAACACCGGTGTTGAGAAGCACTGACAACGGGCGAACGTTGGGGGACAGTGCGTGAACAGAAGAATACGGAAGGAATAGCGAGGGAACTTCAACACCGTGTTGCTTGCAGGAAAGTTAGGCATGACAAACATCCGCGGAGAAAAAAAGCCATCGGTTTGAACTACACGACTCGAAATAGCTTGCGAAACCAGCAGCAAGCTATTTCCAGACCTGTCGACCGTCGTTCAGAAATACCATAGCCCAACCAGCTGGACCCTTGAACATGTTACCTCTTTCGACTCGTTTCTTCGGCTACTGAGAGTTTTCCCCCCGCTTTCTCTAGCCCGAAGCAGCGGAGCATCATACGTGTACCGCCTTATTGCGGATGCCGAGAGATGCCCAGTTACCAGAAACATAGATGATGTGTTTCGGTCGCTACTATTTCCGTTGGGGGGCGGGCGGGTGATCTTCGGTGCAGGAGGCAAGACTGCAGGTAAGGCAAGGCGAGTGGAAGATGGTGTTGGGGTAGCCGACTCCGGTCAGTGGCAGGGGTTGTCAGACGTGCATCATCACGTGTCTCGACGACGTAGACGATGGCTTAGGGTCTAGAGGTCGGTTTGAGAAGCCTCGGGGGATTACATATGGTGGAGAAGGCCAGAGTGTATATATTCCGACGCTGTTTGCCAGTGTTTAAATCATCATCAGCATCCAGCTTCCCATCTTCCACTCTCATCATCCATCAATCAGTACAACACTTCTCAATACCAACTTCACCCAACAAACCAACAACTATCAAAATGCCTACTTCCCAGATCTCCACTCCTCTAAAGGGCGTTGACGCCGCTATTGTCATCGCTGCTCTTCACAACCACGATCTCATGATCAAGACTGTCTGCCCAGCGCTCGTC
The sequence above is a segment of the Pyrenophora tritici-repentis strain M4 chromosome 3, whole genome shotgun sequence genome. Coding sequences within it:
- a CDS encoding Pyr-redox-3 multi-domain protein → MDPQQRLRGPIHAQRHVRVVCVGAGASGLLMAYKLQRHFSNYSLQVYEKNTEVSGTWFENRYPGCACDVPSHNYTWSFEPKLDWSAVYASSREIYAYFNDFAHKYGLRKYIKTQHQVVGATWNEQKGGYDVQIKDLESNTIVNDHCDILVNASGILNNWQWPAIPGLDKYKGNLLHTANWDDDVDLTGRHVGLIGNGSSGIQVLPTIQPHVKKITTFIREPTWVSPVQGLEQHVFSDSEKLEFAMKPGALIDYRKNIERGLNGQFSIFLKNTNINSDTEAYFRTQMKDKLKNEYLEEKLIPNWNVGCRRLTPGVGYLEALGKPNVQTVYGEINEITDRGCLCSDGKEYPIDVLICATGFNTSFKPRFPVINSSGDNLQDAWGKEPRSYFGLAAADFPNYLIFLGPNSPIGNGPVLSAIEAQADYMCKLIDRFQTHNISAFAPKTEAVDDFIAFKDEFMKKTVWHDACRSWYKSLGPDGPVTALWPGSTLHYIEALMELRLEDWHVEYNGNRFAWLGNGYSQTEIDPTADWAFYVRDKDDDEPISRLRRLQILNKSGTVVPSAGVDFTGSGKGGCERLADAKL
- a CDS encoding PIF1 multi-domain protein; this encodes MAPTPHRVAHTSTELKKLHKKNGPRLNERQQKQLERDIELDQRAAHAREAEERRKAAKKKREEKEAKEAAARKQMGIGLATQLIGYSRTQAQLKNGMEAFLGLKKRKEEEKRKKEEELTKKLEAIAEDIEKEPWDDDDDNDNDIALDFPVSNTSFGEQWADDDLDDDSLLQAHDLIMSDPVEKPRLHNLQPPPVPVPSVIPPPTMASTSPKPVPVKADINFTRTHGPTNKTIEAILDKLPGPLIEILSQDMSLNIPMWDPAEGLLYKLNPAGIPSHRLRIKVGCIVTLLRDLDTSSQLSKSQHLRVLRSENDRLECLVLDGQLEGTKTVLTRVPFVAKYRGLDQHPYRRTQFPIRVATDYTPSNAPRDTSQTGFKMPSVPGRVPSESLPRKSALHIAKTTTSANLNLVFKLPGLPASKSSSLVTAKSISITKPAPAPVSPPIDCWDDFLDSSTQISRDLAADVAPKPSEPTKAPVIAPSTLADGLPPMSTQDFDFSMDDLDEELNPKAPLIVTARAEQDITKAMPVPLAAKPLAPKAVQKTIPTVSTALPAKKTAKAGTTANSSKPLRPARKIAGRCLNPGPFATGIEAKLAKLRPSQLPKSMDGPWKRKSTTAPPQTSPPPAKNQRVLSPRTAVPTDSVAVSSSKGSFEEFMLSTQEAACFFDDDDDFGFGSPPIAA
- a CDS encoding FabG, Dehydrogenase with different specificities (related to short-chain alcohol dehydrogenase); this translates as MAFALKGVAYITGAGSGIGQYTAYALAKQGVRSFALLDRNPVTQTISHLKHLAPDVSVKGFELDVTNEKAIDHSIEETVKEFGRLDYAVNNAGISGFVKTSDEVPKHDFEKVIAVNTTAVWQCQRAQIRQMLKQEKLTESYRSYRGSIVNVASMYGLVAPPLNVPATAYATSKHAVIGLTKSDALAFAHRGIRINAIAPGYVMTPLVEKTMSQGNMIETERLKVPVHRYSEMEEIGDCIAFLHSDAASYMIGATLVADGGYTVV